The window CCCAAGCCCCCTGTCATTTCCCCTCCTGGAGAGCCAAAGCCAAATTCAGAAGGCCCCTAGAAGGTCTGCACACAAAGGGGCCCACTGCATGTTTACTTGATAGAATGGAGGAAGAAGGGTTTTAAACTGTTTCCAGGGTACAGGGAAGCAAACTGAGACCAAGGGAAATGGTAGGAGCAGCCCAGGAACCAGAGGGAGTTAGTGACAGAAGCAACTCTTGAACTCCCCCATCTAACTCCCAATATCACCTCCCATGATAATGCTGGGAGAAAAGATGAAAGGTAGGAAAAGGGTCCTAGTTGGATGGACAGCAATGAGACCCCCATGTCTCATGGCCCAGAATCTCTGATGATGCTCTCACATGGTCACAGGGCACTAAATTCAAATATAGGGGCTGGTGTTCTTGGTGAACAGGGTTTGGGGAGGGCAAAGGTCTCAGATTGATGGCTGCACCTGGAACCCTCagtcttcccttcctccacccctgcAGCTTCATCTTGGGGCACCTCACAGGCTGTCTGAATCACAGTTCTGCCTCCAGGCCCATAAGCAGAAGGAGCTCTAGAGGGAGCAATGAGGGTGTAAGTCACCTCATGTGCCATATCTACATGGGGGTAATTATCTCAAAGCAAACTCCTCTTGATAAACAGAATGTGTGTACCTTACATTTGTTTAGCATCCTCCTCATTTTAGATTGCTGTTATGCCCAACTCCCCACAGGAAGCAGACAGAACAATAGGAAAAATAGTCtgtctcattttacagaaaactgaagctcaatTGGCCAGTTGAGTGATAGTGCCAGAGATCTTTCACCTGCCAGTTCCAAGTTTTTcctgccttccctctcctccccagtAGGTACTCACCAGGGCCCCGCTCAATGAACACCACCTTGGAGTCCGGCAGGAAATTGGAGCCAGTCAATACCAgttcctcccctcctctcacaGAGCAGGCACTAGGGCTATAGGCCTCCACCTGGGGCAGCTCCTGGGCTGAGCGCTGGGCTGCAGAGCAGTGCAAGGAAGAGACCCGGCTGGACTAGGCATGGAGTGGGCAGCCTCCTCTGTCCCACCCTCTTATAGGGTCCTGGGGAGCCCTCTTCAGTGGCAGACACACAAGTAAACCAATAGTATCCACAGGGTCACACGGACCTTGTAAGCAGCCACTCCTGGAGCAGGATAGGCCAGGGAGTTACCCAAACAAGTGCACAGAGCCATCCAAGGGGCAGGGAGGGTACTGGGTCACTCTGGTCCAACCCAGGGACAGAGACTTTGGCAGGAGCAAATTATGGTAGTAATTTGCTATGGTAGAAATAAGACCTGGGTCCTCCTTAGGGCTACCCGAGACATACAGGACACAGGACACTATGCAGAGGAAATGGGcagacaggcacacacacagacaaaagagtcacaagagacagagagatggcCCAGGGCCTCTTTGCTCACAGCACTCGATGGGCACTGATGCTGTCTGCACTGAGACGACTTTCCCGCCTCCCTGGGGCACGTGTACCCGGAACACCAGCCGCACACGAGTATTTTTTCGCCCGATGTCTGTCTCACCCTTCCGAAGCTCAATGTCTGAATTCCGAAGCTTCAGGATCCCAGCACAGTCAATGCTGAAGGCAAAGGATGGATGGCAAGCCCTCCTAGCTGAAGCCAGAATGGTGACACATCCTAAAGAGGGAAACTCCCATCCTCTACTCAAAGGCCTGAATGACCTTCTAAGGACGTCTCGGGGGCTATTTTCTAATCCAGAGGCCTGTCCAAGGTGCTCCCAGCCCCCAAAACCCTCTTCAACATGGTGAGAAAGCATGAAGCCATCTCCCAAGGATGATGCTTAGCTCTTCTGGGAAAAGCAAGAAGTGGGGTGGCTTAGGCCCAGTGAAGAAGCCTGGTCTAAAACCTGAAGACTGAAAAGAAGTGTGGGGACCTACTTGGCCGCCATGTTATTCTCAGGCAGCAATGTCATCTCCAACACCTTGGTGCCACTGACGACAGCTTCATAGCTAGCTGTAGCCACCATCTTGCCTGTGATACGGTGCACCTGATAGAAGGCATGAGGCCTCAGGTTCCTTTCATCTGCAGTGCCAATGAACATCTGTAGGGTCAGCGGCTTCTCACTGTAGCCTAGGAGCTGGCAAGGAAGACAGAGGCCATCTAATTGAAATCCCCACAGTCTCATCCTTTATCCATCCCTGGATTTTCAGTCCACCAGCAGATGGGGATGGTGAAAGATAAAGGATATCCTGGAAGAAAATCCCTGGGGAACAGGGCACCCGTTGTGGCGAAAATGTGGCCTGGAGCTCACAGTGTTATTCTTGGAATAAAGCCCAAACTGGGCTGGGCAAAGTGGAAGAGTCTCCAAGAGAGACTGGCCCAACTCAATATAGAGAAAACCTAACTCCCAGTGACCTGTGGCCTCTGCCTAATCCTTCCCCCACATCTGGCAGGCCACCATTTTCCAGAGTAGAAATGAGGCTGATGTCCCATGGGATGAGTTGATTGGGGGTGGAAGGACAGAGAAATAGAAAGTATATCCGGGTCCCTGAAGGgcacccctcctccctctcctccagccACTCCTCCAGGCTCCGGCAGGATCAGAGCTGAAAGGGGTGTGGGAAAGGGCAGTGCCATGGTTCTGCACAGCTGGAGCCCATTGTAGGGATTTGGgatgggagaggagaaagaatatCAGGCCTGCCCCCATTCCTTACCTTGACTACAGGGTGACCACCAGGGGCAGCTTTGACAGCTCCACGGCTGCCCTCTGTCTCATAGTGGGCCCGGTGGTGGGCTCTAGGCTGCACCTCAATCCTCAACTCCAGCTGCTCATACTGGCTGGGCAAAGGCCAGTCCAGTGGGGGCAGGGCAGAGGTCCTGGGTAGAAGAGAAGAGCACTGATCATCTGCAGCCTCAGATCCCAGTTAGGACCATGCTGGTTCTatgaggaaggaggggtgggggtctaggagaaagaggaaagacagtagaaataaagaaatccaaaaaccCAGAAGGGGAGACATGGTCCCAGTTAGGACCATCCTGGTTCTATGAGGAAGGAGAGGTGGGGGTctaggagaaagaggaaagacgcggcgcctgtagctcagtgagtagggcgccggccccatatgccgagggtgtcgggttcaaacccagccccggccaaacggcaacaaaaaaatagccgggcgttgtggcgggcgcctgtagtcccggctgctcgggaggctgaggcaagagaatcgcgtaagcccaagagttagaggttgctgtgagccgtgtgacgccacggcactctacctgagggcggtacagtgagactctgtctctacaaaaaaaaaaaaaaaaaaaaaaaaaggaaagacagtaGAAATAAAGAAATCCAAAAGCCCAGAAGGGGAGACAGGGAACAGAACCCCTGCAGATGAGGGTATGGTAGATGGCAACAGGCCTCTTGCCAGCTCTGAGCACAAGCCTCTCCTAATCCCCAGACTTAGAAGGGAAGAGTAAAGAAATGACACTTCATAGGAGAAACAACCTTAGATCTGAACCCttcttttacaaataaagaaactgaggccatcAAACACTGACATAACCCAGGACTGAGCACATTCTGCTCCCAGAGCAGCTCCCTTTCCACTAATTGGGGCTTGAGAGGTAGAGTTCCAGGGAGCTAAGGGGTTTCGGGTGAGCACTTAACACTGAGCTGTGCTCCTAGATACCTTAGGTCAGTGGATCTCAACTAGAAACTGCCTCTCAGGTGGTATTTGGTAATGCATGGAACAGTTTTTATTGTCGTAACTCAGGTGGAGGGTCCTACTAGCATCCAACAGGTAGAAGCCAAGGATGCTGCTAAACCATCCCGCAATATCCAGCACAGTCCCAACCAATGATGAATTATCCTGCTtaaaatgtcagtagtgctgaggttgagaaaacCTTGCTCAATGGGAAACTCAAGGCAATGGGTATTAAGGTGTCTTTACCCTAGAAATTTTTCTGGTTGGAGCCAGCTCATTATGACATCTCAAGGTTCAGGATTATTAAATGGGCAGAGTTCTTTGAAGATGGAAGGTTTAGAAGAACTGAAAGTTTTAATATGAATTCTTTGACTTGTAAATTACTATTTTATCCAAATCAGCAGTATACTATATGTTTAAGCTACTAGGTGAGGCCCTAGAAAttaagggggagggaagaggaactTCATGCAACAGAGTATAGGGCTGGCACCAGCCTAATGGGTCAGAGCAGAAGGCTGAAATTCAACGTAAGTGTCACACCCAGCCACATGCCAGCAGaaagctggggggtgggggacatcCTATAGGAACTGGGTGGGAGGACTTTTTTTCTGACTAGCCCACTGGGAGCTATTGCCCATTCATGAATCATTGATTCAGAGGGgtgtattttttctaattctcctTAAAACCAGGTTGGtatggacagcacctgtggctcagtgggtagggcactggctccatataccaagggtggcaggttcgaacccggccctggccaaactgcaacaaaaaaatagctgggcattgtggtgggcacctgtagtcccagctacttgagaggctaagcccaggagttggaggttgctgtgagctgtgatgccacaacactctaccaaggacaataaagtgagatgctgtctctaaaataaataaataaataaataaataaataaaataaaaccaggtTGGTAGCAGCTGCCATGCAGGTTGCAGATTTTGAAATGTGGAGGATGTGGAACCTTACTTCAAACCTATTCCTTGATCCTCCTGCTCCCCTAGTAGGATGGCTCGAGAAAGTAGTGGAACCAGGCGCAACCCTCACCTGAAGATGGGACTGTGTCCCCCAATCCGGGCCTTGGACCAAGCAAGTGGGGAAGGCACCACCAGGTAGTCCATGCCGGCCACCTCCTTCTGGGGACCTCCAGGAGGAGCCACAGACTCTTCTGCTCCTGAGGGCAGCTTCCCATTGCATGGGGCAGTCTCCTCAGATCGAGGCAGGGCCACTGCCTGCTCGCTGGAAGTCCGCCGTGTTTTCTGGGGGATGCTCTCAGCTGGTGGGGCCCCCACATAGTCAAAGGGCCCAGGAGAACCAGGGTCTCGGACCAAAGGCAATGGGGGTGGTGGAGGTGGCTCAGGCCCCTCTTCTCCCAGGCTGCCACGGCGGGATAGAGCTGGAGAGGCTGAAGATGGGGTGCCGGAGCTAGAGTAGCGCCGCTTGCCACAGGGAGAAGCAGGCCGGGGGGAGGCTGGTGTTGGCCCAGGAGCACTGAGGAGTAGCCAGCTATCCTCTGGCCCTCGGCCTCCAGGGCTTGGACCATATAGGCTCCAGGGATCCTCGGGTGTCCATGGTCTAGGGGAGGCCCGGGGTGAGGGCAGTGGGGAGCCCAGGCCAAAGCGAGAAGCTGCTTCATTTAACTCAGATTCTACCTCGTCACAGGCTGCGTACAGAGCTGCCTCATCAGAGGCATCAGAGAAgaagctccatgaggacaggCTGCTGCTGCCAGGGCTGGGACTGAAGAAGGCACCCCTACTCTGGCCCCCTGTCTCTCGGTAGCCCCCAAAGCCTTCTGGTGTGGGATAATCTCTGGGAGAGCCATCCCCCCAGGCATCAGGGTTGTCCTCTAGAGCAGCAGGTGGGTCAGGCGTTGGAGAGATGGAGGTGATGCGGATGCTGGGACACTCAAGAACACGGccacccccagcacccccagctcctcctcctgGCACCCCCAGCCTCACCGACCGGGCAGGCTGGCTCTCCCAGGTGCCAGGTGAGGgagccgggcgtggtggtggCGAGTGCATGCCAGGCCGAGGAGGTGGAGGTCGAGGAATACCAATAGGGGCAGGGGGTTCCCCCAGGATAAGCCTGCAGCATGGTGGGGCATCCTCTGAGTCCAGTTCTGTCAAAAtgagaggggggcagagggagatggggagagagagaagcggGTGAGATGTGTAGGTTTCTTGAGTGGCCAGCTCCTGAGTCCTGCCATGCTCCCTGCCCCTCAGCAAGGAGAGGTCTCTGAAGGGAACTTTTGAGCCACAAGACAAAACAAATTGGGACCTCGAAAGATGGAGGAGATAGATGCAGTCATGTCAGGCCTTTCCCCCACTGGCTCCTGGATCCTAGGCCTAGGGTACCCGACTGATGCAGGTCTTAGGTGAAGAAGGTGAGTCGAAGGGGGCTAGAGCTGGGCCTGGAGGCGTGCTTAATGAggcgggctgggctgggggcGACTCACACATGAACCCAATTAGCAGCGGTTCCCAAACCCCCAAACGGCGCTGGCAGGAGCCCCAGTTGCCATCGCAACTGTGGCCACGAAGGGGGTGCCAGGGCTGTGGTGACGAGGGGCGGTGGCTCCTTCTTCGCTCCCCCCAATTTGGGGGCGGGGGTGCAATCGAGAGGGCGATGCGTGCTGGGCCCAGCCAGGGAAGGGGGGGCGGCGGGCTGCGCGGATTCGTGCGAGCGGCGGCCGCCGCCCCCGGCTCGGTCCCCGCCATCTGCCTCTCATTGCGGCCAGacgagggagggggaggggctccCTGGCTCAGCCCAAGAGCTCCCCCAGCTCCGGGCGTCCAGTTTGCTGGACCAGGGCTCGGTCGGCAAAATGCAAGCTCCAGAGTCAAACCTCCCCTTCCCCTGGCTGTGCCCTGTACTCCAGGGGCCGCCGTTCCAGCCCGCCCCCCGTTTCAGTGACAGTCTACCCAGCCAGGAGGCGGCGCGCAGCCagcagcacccccacccccaccccagtcacGACCTAAAAAGGAGAAAGTGGTGCCCAGGCCCCCAGCCTCACTTCCGCAGACCAGCTAGGTCCCCGACTCGTCTCAACCTCTGACTCCCTTATCCCCCACCCCAGGCTTGATACCCTAAATTCACCAGACTCAGGATCCCCAGGCACTTCTCTCCCTGACCCCAAGACCCCTTCCCAGACCCGCACTAACCTTCCCCCGACCCCCCCGCGCCCAGCGGGGGGGCTTCCTTTTCCTCCCCGAACACCAGCTTAAATTCCAGCTCCTCATCCTCGCAGCTTGCTGCCCCCATGGATCCGGCCAGAGCCCCCAGGTCCCGGCCTGCGTGGGAGGGGGGAGCTCTGGAGGCTGCAGTATCTTCACCCGggtggctccctccctccctttctctgagATGCCCCCTCCTCCGCCGCTGCCGCCTCCCTCCGGACGCCCCCTAGTTATTATAGAAActtttccaaacttttttctcCCAAACTTCTTCAAAGCGGGGCCCCCCCAAGCCTGTCGCTGATTGGCTGCCCAGGATGCTCCAGCCCCTCCTCCAGGGATGAGATGGGAAAACCACGCGCCCCTcgtcctcccccaccctccctccctctgtcctctctccagtccctccccctcaaaaaaaaaaaaaaactgaattggAAAACGGTTCCTTAAGCGAGATACGACCCTAGAGGTGCCTATTGGCTCACAGTTGTGACAATCATTTCCCGCAGGGAGCCCAACCTCCACCTTGTCTCAGTTCAGAGCTCTGGGTCCGAGAGCCTTAAAGGGCCCACATCCTGGGCCCTCAGTGTAGAAGGCCCACGGAAGACACTTCCTTAAGTTCTAAAGATTTGTGTACCAgcatctctccttccctttccctccaagCCTGAAGCCAGACAGACTCTGGGGTGCAGAGTGCCTCCAGACTGCTCTGAAGAGGAAAAGGCCATTCCTTCCAAGTCCCTCGCCCAAGGGACTTCTGCCTGGGCCTTCTGGAAGCTCTTACCCGGCCAAATCAGCGCTCCCATCCGCCATCCCTCCCCTCATAGGTGAAGAACTTTCAGCCAGCCCGGATGCCTCTGGGAGCAATCTGAACCAAAGAGGTTATGCGGAACTGTTCGAAGGCCCACAGCTCCGATGGGCTTAGATCCAGGCCAGGCTTTGCTGCGGCCCTTGTCCCAGCCACCCAGAGGGGCCATTAATTAGCCTCCCAGGGAAGTAGACTCCCTCGTCTCTAAAACTGTAGTATGGAATGAATCTCTGGTCCGATGGCATCTGGCTCCTGCTCTCCTAAAAACTCCTGACCAGGTTTACTAGCCACACGACTTGGTGGGCCCCTAGGCCGGACACCTGTCACCTGGGCGGGGAGGAAGGAAGACCCGAACTGGAGATTCCAGGATGGCCATGCATGGAGGATCCTGGGTTATGTGAGAGGGAGTTAGATGAGTGATCCGTGATTTCGACAGGAGATGCTGCGGGGTGTCGGGAGGTCGGTTATCATTTCCCCAGAGTCATACCGTATGCTTCAAACCTCTAAAAGGCTACAGAGATCTCCAATTTCAAAATTCCTCCCGCTGAGAGCAGGGCCCCCAACCGCGCCCAGCCCCGCACCTGAAGAGTTAAGCGGCGGCCCCCGGCTCAGACGTTTACAAACACTCGGGAGTCGGGCAAGGACCGCGCCCGTTACTCTAATGAGAAACAGGCTCTGCCGGgctggaggaagaggggagggctGGCCCGACCGACCAGAGCTCCGCAACGGCGGAGGCggctttcctccctccccttagTCCTCCCTCGGGCCCGCCCAGgggaccccacccccagccctcgGGGACCCCAGTGACGTGCAGAGCAGCCCCGGCTCGCAGCCCAGGGCTGCGACGCAGGAGGGGCGGGGAGAAGAGGCCGGGCGGGCGGAGAGAGAGGAATGTTCCGAGACACGGcctggtttgatttttcttttcctttttttttttcctttggttggtCGCCTCAGATTACATTTCCCTTCCAGTTTCATCTCAGAAATAAAGGAAGGAGAGACACTTGGGAGGGAGAGCGAAGAACACCTCGAGACCAGCAACCAGCCTGCCGctaagagggaggcagaggaggtgggAAGCGGAGGCGAGAAAGGGCAGGAGTAGAGACCCCGATATCAGCCCCTGCTACGCCATACCTGCtcctccccatcccaccccacccccgcgcGGCACAAGCAGACGCGCACATTCTTTTCAAATGTCATATTTCCTTTGATCCTGGGCAGCGTTTCTCCATGTGTCTGGCTCAGCTCCTGCCCAGCCAACCGCCTCCCCCCTCACCCCGCTTTGTTTTCCAGGAGAactgtctccctcctcccagcatCTGGAAGGCCCCGAGGGCTGGCGTCGGCCTGCATTCCCCTGATGACTTTGGCCTCTCTTTCCAGTGACTCAATTTCCCCTCCTCGGTGGTTAGGGGGTGAAgatgggaggagaagggagagttgTTGAACTCAAAAGTGGTATGAAAGAGCCCAGAGACTGCTCAGACTGCCAAGCTTCTCTGGGTCTGGCGGGGTAGGGGAGCGGCGTGGGCTTCCCCTCCGCTCTGAAAACTCTCCAGTCTGTCTGGGCTGAGGACCAGGGATGGAACTTATGACTTCTGTAAAGTCCTGCCTCGCTGGATCCTGGAAAGAGCGGGTTGTAGGTTTGTCGCCCTGCACTTCTGCCCCCTGGCGACAACAAAGTCCCAGCTTCCCTTCCTCGCCAGTTGGCGGTTTCTCGCGCCGCCCAACCTAGGTTCTTGCTCTGCTGCCTGCGGACGCACACATCTGAGCACAGCTCGGGTCGCTTACCTTGGTTGGTGGCGCGCTTGGCTTTGTATTATGCACTTTAAGAAGCAtgattcagggcggcacctgtggctcagtcggtaaggcgccggccccatataccgagggtggcgggttcaaacccggccccggccaaactgcaaccaaaaaatagccgggcgttgtggcgggcgcctgtagtcccagctgctcgggaggctgaggcaggagaatcgcttaagcccaggagttggaggttgctgtgagctgtgtgaggccacggcactctaccgagggccataaagtgagactgtctctacaaaaaataataataataataaaaaagaaaaaaaaagcatgattCAAAGGCATTGGAGATGgatgttattattctttttttttttttttttgtagagacagagtctcactgtaccgccctcgggtagagtgccgtggcgtcatacagctcacagcaacctctaactcttgggcttacgcgattctcttgcctcagcctcccgagcagctgggactacaggcgcgcgccacaacgcccggctattttttggttgcagtttggccggggctgggtttgaacccgccaccctcggcatatggggccggttccctactcactgagccacaggcgccgccctattattctttttttaattacgCAAGATTTCTCCTTGTAAAGGATTCAAGCCACACACGGTGTAGTAAACCGTGATAGGCCACCATTTTGTATGCATTTACTATACATTTACTAACATGTAACACACATGCTCCCTTTAAGCACATGAGATCATGCTACAGGCATTTTTTTCTTGACCTGCTTTTTCCCCCTCAGTTGACAAATGGCTTA is drawn from Nycticebus coucang isolate mNycCou1 chromosome 6, mNycCou1.pri, whole genome shotgun sequence and contains these coding sequences:
- the NFATC4 gene encoding nuclear factor of activated T-cells, cytoplasmic 4 isoform X1, which translates into the protein MGAASCEDEELEFKLVFGEEKEAPPLGAGGSGEELDSEDAPPCCRLILGEPPAPIGIPRPPPPRPGMHSPPPRPAPSPGTWESQPARSVRLGVPGGGAGGAGGGRVLECPSIRITSISPTPDPPAALEDNPDAWGDGSPRDYPTPEGFGGYRETGGQSRGAFFSPSPGSSSLSSWSFFSDASDEAALYAACDEVESELNEAASRFGLGSPLPSPRASPRPWTPEDPWSLYGPSPGGRGPEDSWLLLSAPGPTPASPRPASPCGKRRYSSSGTPSSASPALSRRGSLGEEGPEPPPPPPLPLVRDPGSPGPFDYVGAPPAESIPQKTRRTSSEQAVALPRSEETAPCNGKLPSGAEESVAPPGGPQKEVAGMDYLVVPSPLAWSKARIGGHSPIFRTSALPPLDWPLPSQYEQLELRIEVQPRAHHRAHYETEGSRGAVKAAPGGHPVVKLLGYSEKPLTLQMFIGTADERNLRPHAFYQVHRITGKMVATASYEAVVSGTKVLEMTLLPENNMAANIDCAGILKLRNSDIELRKGETDIGRKNTRVRLVFRVHVPQGGGKVVSVQTASVPIECSQRSAQELPQVEAYSPSACSVRGGEELVLTGSNFLPDSKVVFIERGPDGKLQWEEEATVNRLQSNEVTLTLTVPEYSNKRVSRPVQVYFYVSNGRRKRSPTQSFKFLPVICKEEPLPDSSLRGFPSASGPPFGTDMDFSPPRPPYPSFPHEDPAYEAPYLSEGFSYGTPPLYPQTGPPPSYRPGLRMFPETGGTTGCARPPPVSFLPRPFPSDPYGGRGSSFPLGLSFPPPAPFRPPLPASPPLEGPFPSQSAAHSLPAEGYNEVGPGYGPGEGAPEQDKSRGGYSSGFRDSVPIQGITLEEVSEIIGRDLSGFPAPPGEDPPA
- the NFATC4 gene encoding nuclear factor of activated T-cells, cytoplasmic 4 isoform X2, with the protein product MGAASCEDEELEFKLVFGEEKEAPPLGAGGSGEELDSEDAPPCCRLILGEPPAPIGIPRPPPPRPGMHSPPPRPAPSPGTWESQPARSVRLGVPGGGAGGAGGGRVLECPSIRITSISPTPDPPAALEDNPDAWGDGSPRDYPTPEGFGGYRETGGQSRGAFFSPSPGSSSLSSWSFFSDASDEAALYAACDEVESELNEAASRFGLGSPLPSPRASPRPWTPEDPWSLYGPSPGGRGPEDSWLLLSAPGPTPASPRPASPCGKRRYSSSGTPSSASPALSRRGSLGEEGPEPPPPPPLPLVRDPGSPGPFDYVGAPPAESIPQKTRRTSSEQAVALPRSEETAPCNGKLPSGAEESVAPPGGPQKEVAGMDYLVVPSPLAWSKARIGGHSPIFRTSALPPLDWPLPSQYEQLELRIEVQPRAHHRAHYETEGSRGAVKAAPGGHPVVKLLGYSEKPLTLQMFIGTADERNLRPHAFYQVHRITGKMVATASYEAVVSGTKVLEMTLLPENNMAANIDCAGILKLRNSDIELRKGETDIGRKNTRVRLVFRVHVPQGGGKVVSVQTASVPIECSQRSAQELPQVEAYSPSACSVRGGEELVLTGSNFLPDSKVVFIERGPDGKLQWEEEATVNRLQSNEVTLTLTVPEYSNKRVSRPVQVYFYVSNGRRKRSPTQSFKFLPVICKEEPLPDSSLRGFPSASGPPFGTDMDFSPPRPPYPSFPHEDPAYEAPYLSEGFSYGTPPLYPQTGPPPSYRPGLRMFPETGGTTVSEIIGRDLSGFPAPPGEDPPA